In the Girardinichthys multiradiatus isolate DD_20200921_A chromosome 4, DD_fGirMul_XY1, whole genome shotgun sequence genome, one interval contains:
- the rcn1 gene encoding reticulocalbin-1, translating into MAGFSCSFSFMSAVLLSACVVNAKPTLRKERVLRDPELRQAHEDSKSYQYDHEAFLGKDEAKTFDQLTPEESRDRLSKIVDRIDGDADGHITTDELKAWIKRVQKRYVYENVAKVWVDYDLNKDNKISWDEYKQATYGYYLANPEEFEDATDQFSFKKMLPRDERRFKAADLNGDLAAEKEEFTAFLHPEEFEHMKNIVVLETLEDIDKNGDGHVDEDEYIADMFAHEDGGPEPDWVRTEREQFSDFRDLNKDGKMDQDEIRHWIMPQDYDHAQAEARHLVYESDQDKDQRLTKQEILDNWNMFVGSQATNYGEDLTRNHDEL; encoded by the exons ATGGCCGGTTTTAGTTGTAGCTTTAGCTTTATGAGCGCTGTGCTCCTGAGCGCCTGCGTCGTGAATGCGAAGCCCACGCTTAGGAAAGAGAGGGTTCTCCGTGATCCAGAGCTGAGGCAAGCCCACGAAGACAGCAAGAGCTACCAGTACGACCATGAGGCCTTTCTGGGCAAGGACGAGGCCAAGACGTTTGACCAGCTCACCCCCGAGGAGAGCAGGGACAGGCTGAG CAAAATTGTGGACCGTATAGATGGAGATGCAGATGGGCACATCACAACAGATGAACTGAAGGCCTGGATAAAGCGTGTCCAGAAGCGCTACGTGTACGAGAACGTAGCAAAGGTGTGGGTCGATTACGATCTGAACAAAGACAACAAGATCTCTTGGGATGAGTACAAGCAGGCCACTTACGGATATTATCTCG CTAACCCAGAGGAGTTTGAGGATGCCACAGACCAGTTCAGCTTTAAGAAGATGCTTCCTCGAGATGAGAGAAGGTTCAAAGCGGCGGATCTAAATGGCGACCTGGCAGCAGAAAAGGAAGAGTTCACGGCCTTCCTCCACCCCGAGGAGTTCGAACACATGAAGAATATTGTGGTTCTG GAAACGCTGGAGGACATCGACAAGAACGGCGACGGACATGTGGATGAAGACGAGTACATTG CTGACATGTTTGCTCACGAGGACGGGGGTCCTGAACCTGACTGGGTCAGGACTGAGAGGGAACAGTTTTCTGACTTTCGAGACCTGAACaaagatggaaagatggatCAGGATGAAATCCGGCACTGGATTATGCCACAAGACTATGACCATGCCCAGGCTGAGGCCAGACACCTCGTGTACGAGTCCGACCAGGACAAG GATCAGAGACTGACCAAACAGGAGATTCTTGACAACTGGAACATGTTTGTTGGAAGTCAGGCCACCAATTATGGCGAAGACCTCACCAGAAACCATGATGAGCTCTGA